A region of Gemmatimonadota bacterium DNA encodes the following proteins:
- the rny gene encoding ribonuclease Y, whose translation MEIVSVIALSTGLLVLGFVVGWLISSKISHKRFYRTDASIEQILEDARREAETEKRTALLEAKDQIYHERVQAEKALEDRNNEVAHKEEELDRMSSELNRRADLLNHKAGQVEELEQKLVQQQDELTVKELELEAILEAQNARLERIAALTRQQAKRELMENLEAESQREVAWRLKEIREDAQARANDEAREIIASAIQRLAVDYTVESTVTVVELPADEMKGRIIGREGRNIRAFEMCTGVDVIVDDTPKAVVLSGFDPIRRAIAKTALEHLLMDGRIHPGRIEEVVEKSRENMHELIRQAGEEAIFNMGVPGLHDRLIECLGRLKFRTSYGQNMLNHSKEVAFLSGMMATHLGLDAQLAKRAGLLHDIGQGISHEFEGTPGQNGADMAKKYGEDDEVINAIEAHHGEADPISPIAVLVDAADAISRVRPGARREVLENYVRRLEHLEQTAREIEGVDAVYAIQAGQEIRVVANYGLISDEDTERLSAQIAERLEKTMTYPGHIKVTVIREVRAINFAR comes from the coding sequence ATGGAAATCGTATCTGTGATTGCGTTATCTACCGGGCTGTTGGTGCTGGGATTTGTTGTGGGATGGCTGATCAGCAGTAAAATTTCACACAAGAGATTTTACCGCACCGACGCCTCAATCGAACAAATTTTGGAAGATGCTCGAAGAGAAGCAGAAACGGAAAAACGCACCGCGCTTTTAGAAGCTAAGGATCAGATTTATCACGAGCGCGTACAGGCCGAAAAAGCACTGGAAGACCGCAACAATGAAGTGGCACACAAAGAAGAAGAATTAGATCGCATGTCGAGCGAGTTGAATCGACGTGCAGACCTGCTCAACCACAAAGCTGGACAAGTGGAAGAATTGGAACAAAAATTGGTACAGCAGCAGGACGAATTAACCGTCAAAGAACTGGAGTTGGAAGCGATTTTGGAGGCCCAAAATGCGCGATTAGAACGCATTGCGGCCCTGACTCGCCAGCAGGCCAAACGCGAATTGATGGAAAATTTGGAGGCCGAATCCCAGCGCGAAGTTGCCTGGCGCTTAAAAGAAATCCGGGAAGACGCACAAGCGCGGGCCAATGATGAAGCGAGAGAAATTATCGCAAGTGCGATTCAAAGACTGGCAGTAGATTACACGGTAGAATCAACGGTGACCGTTGTCGAGTTGCCAGCCGATGAAATGAAAGGTCGAATTATCGGGCGCGAAGGGCGCAATATTCGAGCTTTTGAGATGTGTACTGGCGTGGATGTGATTGTTGACGATACCCCCAAAGCCGTCGTGCTGTCCGGATTTGATCCCATTCGCCGTGCGATTGCCAAGACAGCTTTGGAGCACCTTTTAATGGACGGGCGCATTCATCCGGGTCGGATCGAAGAAGTGGTTGAAAAATCGCGAGAAAATATGCACGAATTGATTCGACAAGCGGGTGAAGAGGCCATCTTTAACATGGGAGTGCCCGGCTTGCACGATCGCCTGATTGAATGTCTTGGGCGATTAAAATTTCGGACGAGTTATGGGCAAAATATGTTAAACCACAGCAAAGAGGTGGCTTTTCTATCGGGGATGATGGCCACACATTTGGGGCTGGATGCACAACTTGCCAAACGCGCTGGCCTACTACACGATATCGGTCAGGGGATCAGCCACGAATTTGAAGGCACACCCGGCCAAAATGGCGCTGATATGGCAAAAAAATACGGTGAAGATGACGAGGTAATCAACGCGATTGAAGCCCACCACGGCGAGGCTGACCCGATCTCGCCAATTGCAGTGCTGGTCGATGCCGCAGACGCCATTTCGAGAGTTCGCCCGGGCGCGAGGCGCGAGGTGTTGGAAAATTATGTACGACGATTGGAGCATTTGGAACAAACCGCCCGAGAAATAGAGGGAGTAGATGCGGTTTACGCCATTCAAGCGGGTCAGGAAATTCGGGTGGTCGCCAACTATGGATTAATCAGCGATGAAGACACCGAGCGATTATCTGCTCAAATTGCCGAACGACTGGAAAAAACAATGACATATCCGGGACATATAAAGGTGACCGTAATTCGCGAGGTGCGCGCCATCAATTTTGCGCGATAA
- the xseB gene encoding exodeoxyribonuclease VII small subunit yields MPKNKTAEPTFEAALKQLETAVDRLEEGALPLSEALKVFEEGLKASNQCRSLLEDARQQVEVLIRDSDGEFELVSIDSNGEGFADE; encoded by the coding sequence CTGCCAAAAAATAAAACAGCAGAACCCACCTTTGAAGCGGCTTTGAAGCAATTGGAGACGGCTGTGGATCGTTTAGAAGAAGGTGCACTGCCTTTGTCAGAGGCACTAAAAGTGTTTGAAGAAGGTCTAAAAGCATCCAATCAATGCCGCAGTTTATTAGAAGATGCGCGGCAACAGGTTGAAGTGCTAATACGCGATAGCGATGGTGAATTTGAATTGGTATCCATAGATTCCAACGGCGAAGGGTTTGCAGACGAATGA
- a CDS encoding NAD(+)/NADH kinase has protein sequence MKSIGLFSNPTQPGMGVAVDQLAQRIHQRGIGVLIADNLRQICTSDSKWFCPVDQLPTRADIIVAMGGDGTLLRAADVVYPHSTPILGVNLGRLGFLSGAEPRELGDGLDRLLCGDYTVEERIALHAQTRTQKAFALNEVVIERSVKARLVQVVMLVEGRPVSSFYGNGLILATPTGSTGYSLSSGGPIVHPNLSVLIATPICPHSLSLRPMVMPGGQSVTVKVIADRSDEIMLSTDGRTVCSLSPEEPVTVQRASEPVRFINMQGLTFYDLLQRKLDWSLDRRDE, from the coding sequence ATGAAGTCCATCGGTTTGTTTTCGAACCCGACCCAACCGGGCATGGGCGTTGCGGTCGATCAATTGGCCCAGCGCATCCATCAAAGGGGCATTGGGGTACTGATCGCCGACAACTTGCGGCAAATTTGCACATCTGATTCCAAATGGTTTTGTCCGGTCGATCAGTTGCCCACACGCGCCGACATCATTGTGGCGATGGGCGGCGATGGGACCTTGTTGCGCGCAGCCGATGTGGTTTATCCACACAGCACGCCGATTTTGGGCGTGAACCTGGGGCGATTGGGATTTTTATCGGGCGCAGAACCCCGCGAATTGGGCGATGGCCTGGATCGGTTGTTATGTGGCGATTATACCGTAGAAGAACGCATTGCTCTACACGCACAAACCCGCACGCAAAAAGCGTTCGCACTCAATGAAGTCGTAATTGAACGCAGCGTCAAGGCGCGTCTGGTACAGGTCGTAATGCTGGTTGAAGGTCGGCCCGTAAGCTCCTTTTACGGCAATGGATTAATTCTGGCAACGCCGACGGGGTCCACGGGTTACAGCCTGTCTTCTGGCGGCCCAATAGTACATCCAAATTTATCTGTGCTGATCGCCACGCCTATATGCCCGCATTCGCTATCTTTGCGCCCAATGGTGATGCCGGGCGGTCAATCGGTAACGGTTAAGGTGATAGCTGATCGGTCCGATGAAATCATGTTATCCACAGATGGACGCACAGTATGTTCGCTTTCCCCTGAAGAACCCGTTACAGTACAACGGGCCTCCGAACCCGTGCGCTTTATCAATATGCAGGGGTTGACTTTTTACGATCTGTTGCAGCGCAAATTGGACTGGAGCCTGGATCGGCGAGACGAGTAA
- the infC gene encoding translation initiation factor IF-3: MNRQIRIPQVRLIGESGAQVGIVETSKALTMAQGAGLDLVEVAPNARPPVCRIMDYGKYRYERGKKARKNRQSASQLKEIRMRVRISDHDYQFKIRHAEKFLTQRHKVRLVIEFFGRENAHRDMGRNLLQRIEDDLQHVGQIETHPRDEGRKLVMIVAPKSQS; this comes from the coding sequence GTGAATCGGCAGATTCGCATTCCACAGGTTCGCTTAATCGGTGAATCAGGTGCTCAAGTGGGCATTGTAGAAACTAGCAAAGCCCTGACAATGGCTCAGGGGGCCGGGCTTGATCTGGTCGAAGTTGCGCCAAATGCACGCCCACCTGTTTGCCGGATTATGGACTACGGTAAATACAGGTATGAGCGGGGAAAAAAAGCCAGAAAAAATCGCCAAAGTGCCTCGCAATTAAAAGAAATTCGGATGCGTGTTCGAATCAGCGATCACGATTATCAATTTAAGATCAGGCATGCTGAGAAATTTTTGACCCAGCGCCATAAAGTGCGGCTTGTCATTGAGTTTTTTGGACGGGAAAATGCACATCGCGATATGGGCCGCAACTTATTGCAGCGCATTGAAGACGATTTGCAACATGTTGGACAGATCGAAACGCATCCCCGCGACGAAGGGCGAAAGCTCGTGATGATTGTCGCGCCAAAATCTCAGTCGTAG
- the recN gene encoding DNA repair protein RecN, producing MLSQLHVINYALIDDMEVAFGKGLNIITGETGAGKSILVGALGLILGMRASPDVIRTGEKKCTVEAIFELYLQHPALKLLNAMGIETEDGELILRRDVLLEGRSRCYANGLSIPVRTLRELGRALVDLHGQHDHQSLLNTDQHLDFLDGFGGLHAARAQVEQSYHQVVQLQNRLIEKTAVAQRQRERRELLDFQIKEIHATKPEPGEDERLQREQSVLLHAERLLEIAYQIEQVLYESEQSVADQLGEGAHLLNEAAQMDSSLEPIAEELNGLRYGAEELARAFGDYANRVEHNPQRLSEVTERLETLNALKKKYSGDLESVLSYEKKAQKELELTEELEASIKKIQIKIDDAIQTFAHFCEKLSKGRHKAAGKLSKAICRALRELGMPDVQFDVQLNRRPDPEGLIECDGQRFEAGPRGIERGEFFISANPGEAIRPLAKVASGGEISRIMLAMKTVLAHTDSVQVLIFDEIDIGISGRIAEVVGKKLRDLSETYQTISITHLPQIAKMADRHFSVRKEVVEQRAVTRVIPLDEEARAGELALMMGGEEISELTMQHAREMLAAKP from the coding sequence TTGTTGTCTCAATTGCATGTGATAAATTACGCCCTGATCGACGACATGGAAGTCGCATTTGGTAAGGGGTTAAATATCATTACGGGCGAAACCGGCGCAGGGAAGTCCATCCTGGTCGGCGCATTGGGGCTGATACTGGGTATGCGAGCGAGTCCCGATGTGATCCGCACAGGCGAAAAAAAATGTACAGTAGAAGCCATTTTTGAACTCTATCTTCAACATCCGGCTCTCAAACTCCTGAACGCCATGGGTATAGAGACAGAAGACGGCGAGCTGATTTTGCGGCGAGATGTACTATTAGAAGGGCGCAGTCGGTGCTACGCCAATGGCCTGTCTATTCCCGTGCGTACACTTCGAGAATTGGGCCGCGCGCTGGTCGATTTACACGGCCAACACGACCATCAATCGCTTCTGAATACCGATCAGCATCTGGACTTTTTGGACGGCTTTGGCGGCTTGCACGCAGCACGCGCACAGGTCGAACAATCATATCACCAGGTGGTGCAGTTGCAAAATCGGCTGATCGAAAAAACTGCCGTTGCCCAGCGTCAGCGAGAAAGACGCGAACTACTGGACTTTCAGATCAAAGAAATCCATGCGACAAAACCAGAGCCTGGCGAAGACGAGCGCCTGCAACGCGAACAGTCCGTACTTTTGCATGCAGAACGGCTACTCGAGATCGCCTATCAGATTGAACAGGTGCTTTATGAAAGTGAACAATCCGTGGCCGATCAACTCGGCGAAGGCGCGCACCTCCTGAATGAGGCCGCGCAAATGGACAGCAGTTTGGAGCCTATAGCCGAAGAACTCAATGGCCTGCGGTATGGTGCAGAGGAACTGGCTCGTGCCTTTGGCGATTACGCCAATCGCGTAGAACACAATCCCCAACGCCTATCAGAAGTAACAGAGCGATTAGAAACGCTGAACGCACTGAAAAAAAAATATAGCGGCGACCTGGAAAGTGTGCTGTCCTATGAAAAAAAAGCCCAAAAAGAATTGGAACTGACCGAGGAACTCGAAGCATCTATAAAAAAAATTCAGATTAAAATTGACGATGCAATACAGACATTCGCACATTTTTGTGAGAAATTGTCAAAAGGAAGACACAAAGCTGCTGGCAAATTGTCAAAAGCGATATGCCGCGCATTGCGCGAACTGGGCATGCCCGATGTGCAGTTTGACGTACAATTGAATCGGCGTCCAGACCCCGAAGGCCTGATTGAATGCGACGGGCAGCGATTTGAAGCGGGACCACGGGGCATAGAGCGCGGCGAATTTTTTATTTCGGCCAACCCTGGCGAAGCCATTCGCCCGCTGGCAAAAGTGGCGTCGGGCGGTGAAATCTCGCGTATTATGCTGGCGATGAAAACCGTGCTGGCGCATACCGATTCGGTGCAGGTGTTAATTTTTGACGAAATCGACATCGGAATTTCTGGACGCATTGCAGAGGTTGTGGGCAAGAAATTGCGCGACCTGTCAGAAACGTATCAAACCATTTCAATTACGCATTTGCCACAAATTGCAAAAATGGCTGATCGGCATTTTTCAGTCAGAAAAGAAGTAGTTGAGCAACGTGCAGTAACCCGGGTGATCCCGTTGGATGAAGAGGCACGCGCTGGCGAACTCGCTTTGATGATGGGCGGCGAAGAGATTTCAGAACTGACCATGCAACACGCCCGCGAAATGCTGGCTGCAAAACCGTAG
- a CDS encoding cell division protein ZapA, translated as MSGLPDVRVQIFGSEYRITSDADPEHIREVASYIDQKMREIASALALRNRSTVAVLTAVNLADELFKIEEESRQMDRISREKADQLADSVTLRSRRSE; from the coding sequence ATGTCTGGTTTGCCCGACGTGCGCGTTCAGATATTTGGCTCAGAATATCGCATTACCAGCGATGCTGATCCCGAACACATCCGCGAGGTGGCGAGTTATATCGATCAGAAAATGCGCGAAATAGCCAGTGCTCTTGCACTGCGCAACAGATCGACAGTAGCCGTATTAACGGCTGTGAATTTGGCTGATGAGCTTTTTAAAATCGAGGAAGAAAGTCGCCAGATGGATCGGATTTCACGCGAGAAAGCCGATCAACTCGCAGACTCGGTAACCCTGAGATCACGACGAAGTGAGTAA
- a CDS encoding TIGR00282 family metallophosphoesterase gives MKILFVGDVYGRPGRRAAAHLIPQLIAQHAIDFCVVNGENSAGGFGITEKIGQKFHAYGANVITMGDHVWDQKDSVDYIQTNDRILRAANFPKEVGGVGAAIFSARNGASVAVLSLLGRTYMKMALDCPFRTGQCAVEQLQKKTPIILIDFHAEATSEKIAFGHYMDGKVSAVLGTHTHVQTADNKILPGGTAYMTDVGMTGPHDSVIGAKKDPAIHRFINQMPVRFEPATGDIKLCGALIDVDKCSGRARHIERLCLDLEEE, from the coding sequence ATGAAAATACTATTTGTAGGCGATGTTTATGGCAGACCCGGGCGACGGGCCGCCGCACATTTGATTCCCCAACTGATCGCACAGCACGCCATTGATTTCTGCGTTGTCAATGGCGAAAATTCTGCTGGTGGTTTTGGTATTACCGAAAAAATCGGACAAAAATTTCACGCTTACGGCGCCAATGTAATTACCATGGGCGATCACGTCTGGGATCAAAAAGATTCGGTTGACTATATTCAAACGAACGACCGGATTTTGCGTGCAGCCAACTTCCCCAAAGAGGTTGGAGGTGTTGGTGCAGCAATTTTTTCAGCGCGTAATGGAGCATCGGTTGCAGTGCTCAGTTTGCTTGGACGAACATATATGAAAATGGCTTTGGACTGTCCCTTTAGAACGGGGCAATGCGCCGTGGAGCAACTGCAAAAGAAAACGCCCATCATTCTCATCGACTTCCACGCCGAAGCGACCTCAGAAAAAATTGCTTTTGGGCACTATATGGACGGCAAAGTCAGCGCAGTTTTGGGCACGCATACCCATGTTCAAACAGCCGATAATAAAATTTTGCCAGGCGGAACCGCGTATATGACAGATGTGGGTATGACAGGGCCTCATGATTCGGTTATTGGCGCAAAAAAAGATCCCGCGATTCACCGATTCATAAACCAGATGCCCGTGCGTTTTGAGCCAGCTACAGGTGATATAAAACTCTGCGGTGCGCTCATAGATGTGGATAAATGCTCTGGACGCGCGCGACACATTGAGCGGTTGTGTCTCGATTTAGAGGAGGAATAA
- the rpmI gene encoding 50S ribosomal protein L35 — protein MPKMKTHSGAKKRFKKRSSGKISRRQATAAHNLTKKTSKRKRGLRQTAHVHGADQSRVNRLLAS, from the coding sequence GTGCCCAAAATGAAAACCCATAGCGGTGCCAAAAAGCGTTTCAAAAAGCGCAGTTCTGGCAAAATCAGTCGTCGCCAGGCCACTGCAGCGCACAACCTGACCAAAAAGACGAGCAAGCGCAAAAGAGGCCTCCGTCAAACTGCGCATGTTCACGGCGCTGACCAAAGCCGCGTCAATCGCCTGCTGGCGTCTTGA
- the xseA gene encoding exodeoxyribonuclease VII large subunit encodes MEHPLSVSDVTQAVKQTLETQFPPMWVAGELTSFSQPSSGHRYFTLSDPHSQLRCVMWRSRSITGFRPTAGIAVLAQGQLTVYERRGEYQFNVSQLFPAGVGQQLIAYEKLKKKLSEEGLFDEGRKQSLPEYARPIGVVTSQTGAAFRDILNVLKRRFPAVRIVLRPAQVQGLDAPEDIAQGIADFNDFGKVDVLIVGRGGGSAEDLAAFNDETVVRAIADSEIPVISAVGHEIDISLSDLTADVRAPTPSAAAEIAVRDVLEVREQVGRLTLRTREAMQRLLDENKDLIETHESSYGMRRLSDLIFQNAQHVDELHRDLYALMRRLFESRLADYHRLTGKLGSLSPLSVLARGFGLVQREDGSVVSDAGILTPREHLHIRLAKGEATCRVEKIKR; translated from the coding sequence GTGGAACACCCACTTTCTGTATCGGACGTCACACAAGCGGTTAAGCAAACCCTTGAGACGCAATTTCCGCCCATGTGGGTCGCCGGTGAGTTGACCTCCTTCTCTCAGCCTTCATCCGGACATCGGTATTTCACGCTCTCAGATCCACACAGTCAATTGCGCTGTGTGATGTGGCGTTCACGTTCCATAACTGGATTTCGTCCCACAGCGGGGATAGCCGTGTTGGCACAGGGGCAGTTGACGGTATATGAACGGCGGGGCGAATATCAATTTAATGTGTCACAACTGTTTCCCGCAGGGGTGGGACAACAGCTAATCGCCTATGAAAAACTGAAAAAAAAACTGTCTGAAGAAGGCCTTTTTGACGAGGGTCGAAAACAATCTTTGCCCGAATACGCCAGACCCATTGGCGTTGTGACTTCGCAGACAGGTGCAGCTTTTCGAGATATTTTGAATGTGTTGAAGCGGCGATTTCCCGCTGTCCGCATTGTTTTGCGCCCCGCGCAGGTGCAGGGATTGGACGCGCCAGAAGATATTGCACAGGGCATTGCCGATTTCAATGACTTCGGCAAAGTAGATGTATTGATTGTTGGACGCGGCGGCGGCTCGGCTGAGGATTTGGCTGCATTTAACGACGAGACAGTGGTGCGGGCAATTGCGGATTCTGAGATTCCAGTTATTTCAGCCGTAGGACACGAGATCGACATCTCCCTATCGGATCTAACAGCTGATGTGCGCGCACCAACCCCTTCTGCTGCCGCAGAAATTGCAGTACGCGATGTTTTAGAAGTGCGCGAACAAGTCGGAAGGCTTACACTTCGCACGCGGGAAGCCATGCAGCGGTTGTTAGACGAGAATAAAGATCTGATAGAAACGCACGAAAGCAGTTATGGCATGCGGCGGTTGTCCGACTTGATCTTTCAAAACGCGCAACACGTCGATGAATTACACCGCGATTTATACGCGCTTATGAGGCGGCTATTTGAAAGCCGATTAGCCGACTATCACCGTCTGACCGGCAAACTGGGATCACTCAGCCCCCTATCAGTACTCGCGCGGGGATTTGGCCTCGTACAGCGCGAAGATGGTTCGGTCGTGTCTGATGCCGGAATTTTGACACCCCGTGAACATCTGCACATTCGATTGGCAAAAGGCGAGGCAACCTGTCGGGTAGAAAAAATAAAAAGGTAA
- the rplT gene encoding 50S ribosomal protein L20 translates to MPRVTNSPASRRRRKKILKQARGYRGGRSKLLRTASNAVDRALQYAYRDRRQKKRNFRALWITRINAAARQHGLTYSRFMAGLKREGIDINRKVLANLAVTDANAFAALAERVKQNA, encoded by the coding sequence ATGCCGAGAGTAACCAATAGTCCTGCATCGAGACGCAGGCGAAAAAAAATTTTGAAACAAGCCAGAGGCTATCGGGGAGGGCGCAGCAAACTGCTACGCACGGCCAGCAATGCTGTGGATCGCGCCTTGCAATACGCCTATCGCGACCGCAGGCAAAAGAAAAGAAACTTCAGAGCATTGTGGATTACCCGAATCAATGCAGCAGCCAGGCAACACGGATTGACTTACAGCCGATTTATGGCGGGTTTAAAGCGAGAGGGCATCGATATCAACCGCAAAGTGTTGGCCAATCTGGCCGTAACCGATGCCAATGCATTTGCCGCCCTGGCCGAAAGGGTTAAGCAAAACGCTTGA
- a CDS encoding cell division protein ZapB: protein MDINPWTRNVKEEGEVDEEVEGSAEATEETEEVAEMEEEADEEVVLMDINAGAVAEGVDRLVEAINNAVATIEDLRRENAELKQQSQALQSDISRLEEERVALCNERDRLQDIYNDNMLLIDNKAEILDKVEAMLQRLNSLNPEKNE from the coding sequence ATGGATATTAACCCCTGGACAAGAAATGTGAAAGAAGAAGGGGAAGTGGATGAAGAAGTGGAAGGTAGTGCCGAAGCAACCGAAGAGACCGAAGAAGTAGCGGAAATGGAGGAAGAAGCGGATGAGGAAGTGGTCCTGATGGATATTAACGCCGGGGCAGTGGCGGAGGGAGTGGACCGGCTCGTTGAAGCAATTAACAACGCCGTTGCAACCATTGAAGATTTGCGTCGTGAAAATGCTGAATTGAAGCAACAGAGTCAGGCATTGCAGTCAGATATATCGCGCCTCGAAGAAGAACGAGTGGCTCTGTGTAACGAACGAGATCGGCTGCAAGACATTTACAACGACAATATGCTTCTAATAGACAATAAGGCGGAAATCCTGGATAAGGTCGAGGCGATGTTGCAGCGCCTCAATTCCTTAAACCCCGAAAAAAATGAGTGA